Proteins from one methanogenic archaeon mixed culture ISO4-G1 genomic window:
- a CDS encoding ABC transporter ATP-binding protein, with translation MTDDIIISGIGITKKFGNFTAVDNIDVEVKRGEIFGFLGPNGAGKTTTIRVMTTLTPPTSGEIMIEGHVIKGLDDPMKEKIGIVQQHISMDRDVSVRENIWYHAILHRMPKKLAQERFDALVKAMDLGDYLDYMTINLSGGWKRKAAIVCALIHDPSILVLDEPTAGLDTQSRHMLWKLIRELNSKGTTIFLTTHYMDEAEELCDRIAILDHGHIIAQGTPKELCENLGRWAIEYIEDGDKNCRYFHDYTDAKAFRDSLPEDMQVTSRSTNLEDVFLELTGKENVQATEEVKYRI, from the coding sequence ATGACAGATGACATCATAATCAGCGGGATAGGGATCACCAAGAAATTCGGGAATTTCACAGCCGTGGACAACATAGACGTGGAGGTCAAGCGCGGCGAGATATTCGGGTTCCTGGGGCCCAACGGGGCCGGGAAGACCACCACCATCAGGGTGATGACCACCCTCACGCCCCCTACCTCCGGGGAGATAATGATCGAGGGACATGTGATCAAGGGTCTCGACGACCCCATGAAGGAAAAGATCGGGATCGTCCAGCAGCACATCTCCATGGACAGGGACGTATCCGTCAGGGAGAACATCTGGTACCATGCGATCCTCCACCGCATGCCCAAAAAGCTGGCCCAGGAGAGGTTCGACGCATTGGTCAAGGCCATGGACCTGGGGGATTATCTGGATTACATGACGATCAACCTCTCCGGAGGCTGGAAGAGGAAAGCTGCCATCGTTTGCGCTCTGATCCACGACCCGTCGATACTGGTCCTTGACGAACCCACGGCCGGTCTCGACACCCAGTCCAGGCACATGCTGTGGAAGCTCATAAGGGAGCTGAATTCCAAGGGCACGACGATCTTCCTCACGACCCATTACATGGACGAGGCGGAGGAGCTGTGCGACAGGATAGCCATCCTGGACCACGGCCACATCATCGCCCAGGGGACGCCGAAGGAGCTGTGCGAGAATCTGGGCAGATGGGCGATAGAATACATAGAGGACGGCGACAAGAACTGCCGCTATTTCCACGATTACACGGATGCCAAGGCATTCAGGGATTCCCTGCCTGAGGACATGCAGGTCACATCTAGGAGCACCAACCTGGAGGACGTGTTCCTCGAACTGACGGGGAAGGAGAACGTACAGGCCACCGAGGAGGTGAAGTACAGGATATGA
- a CDS encoding ABC transporter permease protein, giving the protein MTVISDSFRVAWIDFMFIKRNILVVLITSLVTPLLYIVAFGYGFGSGATVDGIDYIAFMIPGVMSMSTMNSCFNNVAQKVMVQRTYYQSFDELFLCSMKPISVILGRTWAGMIRSLISCAVLYAVGMVLTEDMHLSILSIGVILLCCLTYSLLGVVAGMLANSHLTLTLFTTLVITPMTFLSGTIFSLDALPEVAQWILNALPLTHSTDCIRSSILDTGFPLVSLAVILVYMTVFILISRHLLVKGRQ; this is encoded by the coding sequence ATGACGGTGATCTCCGATTCCTTCCGTGTCGCCTGGATCGACTTCATGTTCATCAAGAGGAACATCCTCGTGGTGCTCATCACCAGCCTGGTCACACCGCTGCTGTATATCGTTGCGTTCGGATACGGTTTCGGCTCCGGCGCGACGGTGGACGGCATAGATTACATCGCTTTCATGATACCGGGAGTCATGTCGATGTCGACCATGAACTCGTGCTTCAACAATGTGGCCCAGAAGGTCATGGTCCAACGTACATACTATCAGAGCTTCGACGAACTGTTCCTGTGCTCGATGAAACCCATATCCGTGATACTGGGAAGGACCTGGGCCGGGATGATCAGGAGCCTCATCAGCTGCGCGGTGCTGTATGCTGTCGGGATGGTACTGACAGAGGACATGCACCTTTCGATACTCAGCATAGGCGTGATCCTGCTGTGCTGTCTGACCTACTCCCTCCTGGGTGTGGTGGCAGGTATGCTCGCCAACTCGCATCTGACCCTCACGCTGTTCACGACGCTCGTGATCACGCCGATGACGTTCCTGTCCGGGACCATCTTCTCCCTGGACGCCCTCCCGGAGGTCGCACAGTGGATACTCAACGCCCTGCCGCTCACGCATTCCACGGATTGCATCAGGTCGTCCATTTTGGACACCGGGTTCCCGCTGGTATCCTTGGCCGTCATCCTCGTCTACATGACCGTATTCATACTGATCAGCAGACACCTTCTGGTGAAGGGGAGGCAGTGA
- a CDS encoding ABC transporter ATP-binding protein, giving the protein MDNIVEVKDLVVKFGDFTAVNGITFEVKEGEIFGFLGPNGAGKTTTIRTITTIQKFVSGSVKVGGFDIRKDYVEARKLIGMSQQNISLDKDLTVRQNLKHHAIMHKIPSKQIDRLVKETADILELGDYMDRKVMELSGGWKRKASIICAIIHHPKILLLDEPTAGLDTRSRHMLWDLVGMLNSRGTTIFLTTHYIEEAESLCDRVAIIDHGELVAIGTVSELKAKVGKFAVETTNDEGKRRMEYFESLDDAKAFSQTLGDRLFNIRRVTLEDAYLKLTGGL; this is encoded by the coding sequence ATGGACAACATCGTAGAAGTCAAGGACCTGGTGGTGAAGTTCGGGGATTTCACCGCAGTGAACGGAATCACATTCGAAGTGAAGGAAGGGGAGATCTTCGGATTCCTCGGACCGAACGGAGCAGGCAAGACCACCACGATCCGTACCATCACCACCATTCAGAAATTCGTATCTGGCTCTGTCAAAGTCGGAGGGTTCGACATCAGGAAGGACTATGTCGAGGCCCGCAAGCTCATCGGCATGTCCCAGCAGAACATCTCCCTGGACAAGGACCTCACCGTACGTCAGAACCTGAAGCACCACGCCATCATGCACAAGATCCCTTCCAAGCAGATCGACAGACTGGTCAAGGAGACCGCCGACATCCTGGAGCTGGGGGACTACATGGACAGGAAGGTCATGGAGCTCTCCGGCGGCTGGAAGAGGAAAGCGTCCATCATATGCGCCATAATCCACCACCCGAAGATCCTGCTGCTGGATGAGCCCACGGCGGGACTGGACACACGCTCGCGCCACATGCTGTGGGACCTCGTGGGGATGCTGAACTCCCGCGGGACGACCATATTCCTGACCACCCACTACATAGAGGAGGCCGAATCCCTGTGCGACAGGGTGGCCATAATCGACCACGGGGAACTCGTGGCGATAGGCACGGTCAGCGAACTCAAGGCCAAGGTCGGAAAGTTCGCCGTAGAGACCACCAACGACGAAGGGAAGAGGAGGATGGAATACTTCGAATCCCTGGACGATGCCAAGGCGTTCTCCCAGACCCTCGGCGACAGACTGTTCAACATCAGAAGGGTCACCCTGGAAGATGCGTATCTAAAGCTCACGGGAGGTCTCTAA
- a CDS encoding ABC transporter permease protein: MGVLDESYRVAWGDLEYMKGNMVEVLLSSLVGPLLYLLAFGFGVGSNMDDPQGYVTYIVPGIIALTTLSATFSTVSMKILVQRLFYMSFDELLLCPLHISSIILGKTIQGIVRALISCTILLIVGWLLSPAVAISPWIFILIIVSSLLFSLLGLLAGMLTNKTQKLTLFSSIVIVPMTFLCGTLFDSSALPEIAADIIYALPLTHVSAITRGIMLPDYSVDPISIVIVAAYIIALYAICYYMIKNNKC; this comes from the coding sequence ATGGGCGTCCTCGACGAATCGTACAGGGTCGCATGGGGCGACCTGGAGTACATGAAGGGCAACATGGTGGAGGTGCTCCTGTCATCGCTGGTCGGCCCGCTCCTGTACCTGCTGGCATTCGGTTTCGGTGTGGGAAGCAACATGGACGACCCCCAAGGCTACGTCACCTACATCGTACCGGGAATCATCGCCCTTACTACGCTGTCGGCCACGTTCAGCACCGTGTCCATGAAGATACTAGTACAGAGGCTGTTCTACATGAGCTTCGACGAACTGCTGCTCTGTCCCCTCCACATATCCTCGATCATACTGGGCAAGACCATACAAGGGATCGTGAGAGCGCTCATCAGCTGCACCATCCTGCTGATCGTGGGATGGCTCCTGTCCCCCGCGGTAGCCATCAGCCCGTGGATCTTCATCCTGATCATAGTGTCCAGTCTGCTGTTCTCGCTGCTGGGACTCCTGGCCGGGATGCTGACCAACAAGACGCAGAAGCTGACGCTGTTCTCCAGCATCGTCATCGTCCCGATGACGTTCCTCTGCGGTACCCTATTCGATTCCAGTGCGCTGCCGGAGATCGCGGCGGACATCATCTACGCGCTGCCGCTGACCCATGTCAGCGCAATCACCAGAGGCATAATGCTCCCGGACTACTCGGTCGACCCGATCTCCATCGTGATCGTGGCGGCCTACATCATCGCACTCTATGCGATCTGCTATTACATGATCAAGAACAACAAATGCTGA
- a CDS encoding isochorismatase family protein has product MTSEHAAKAVDKNDRKLALVIVDVQKKFIVNAKDSTLESARTHTPVMNKVIDMFREAGRPIIWVLYDSFTCLPGVTNDTMELLDGFEIKDTDKIVKKYHMNSFNNTNLSDIIHHCDCDAALLMGMFAQYCVMATYWGAFDKDVSPYMMEDCLISTDDKFCDLAMQLCKCYTMEELESNLKLHRVE; this is encoded by the coding sequence ATGACATCAGAACACGCCGCCAAAGCAGTGGACAAGAACGACAGGAAGCTGGCACTTGTGATAGTCGATGTGCAGAAGAAGTTCATAGTGAACGCCAAGGACTCAACGCTCGAGTCGGCGAGGACGCACACCCCCGTCATGAACAAGGTCATCGATATGTTCAGGGAAGCGGGGAGACCGATCATATGGGTGCTCTACGACAGCTTCACATGCCTTCCCGGGGTGACCAACGATACGATGGAGCTGCTGGACGGCTTCGAGATCAAGGATACTGACAAGATCGTGAAGAAGTATCACATGAACTCGTTCAACAACACCAACCTCTCGGACATCATCCACCACTGCGACTGCGACGCTGCACTCCTGATGGGCATGTTCGCCCAGTACTGCGTCATGGCCACTTACTGGGGGGCGTTCGACAAGGATGTGTCGCCTTACATGATGGAGGACTGTCTGATAAGCACCGATGACAAGTTCTGCGACCTGGCGATGCAGCTGTGCAAATGCTACACCATGGAAGAGCTGGAGAGCAACCTTAAACTGCACAGGGTGGAATGA
- a CDS encoding 5'-nucleotidase — protein MNTVGYDIGVPGNHEFDFSFDTLLERVDQLNYPIICSNLVYSDTGKNVFTEYMVIEKQGVKIGFFGLLSEETPVSTMAGNLGPSEVTDPVDAAKRMANILKKEKVDCIVAICHMGVVKEGYTTSDELCAQVSGIDICIDSHSHTEMEDGKVCDGSIELVKSNTAIASTGCNLKNVGVITVDAGKISAKLYRGPALEYKTTSDVVKQVEDEVDRKMAGVVGHTAILLDGERNNVRNNETNLGDLITDAMRLATDSTVAIINGGGIRSSIQAGDITLGDVFDVMPFQNFTCILNVPGSALWDEMEFSLALKGSSKGGYLQYSGMTVTYDPSAADNQKVKSIKINGEEIDKIATYKIATIDFIATGGDGNSYLVGYPKQIDATVESIFIDYLAEIGTVTDSMIEGNRLIEA, from the coding sequence ATGAATACAGTCGGCTATGATATCGGCGTTCCTGGGAACCACGAGTTCGACTTCAGTTTCGATACCCTGCTGGAGAGGGTGGATCAGCTCAACTACCCGATCATCTGCTCCAACCTCGTTTATTCGGATACGGGTAAGAACGTGTTCACAGAATACATGGTTATAGAGAAGCAGGGAGTCAAGATCGGATTCTTCGGGCTACTCAGCGAAGAGACCCCGGTCAGTACCATGGCAGGTAACCTGGGCCCTTCCGAGGTCACCGATCCCGTGGATGCGGCGAAGCGCATGGCGAACATACTGAAGAAGGAGAAGGTGGACTGCATCGTTGCCATTTGTCACATGGGAGTGGTCAAGGAGGGCTACACGACATCCGATGAACTCTGCGCACAGGTCTCCGGAATCGACATCTGTATCGACAGCCACAGTCACACGGAGATGGAGGACGGGAAGGTCTGCGACGGGAGCATAGAGCTCGTCAAGAGCAATACCGCGATCGCCAGCACAGGGTGCAACCTGAAGAACGTGGGAGTGATCACTGTTGATGCGGGAAAGATCAGCGCCAAGCTGTACCGCGGACCGGCTCTGGAGTACAAGACCACCTCAGATGTCGTGAAACAGGTTGAGGACGAGGTTGACAGGAAGATGGCAGGTGTGGTCGGCCACACAGCGATCCTCCTGGACGGAGAGCGCAATAACGTCAGGAACAACGAGACGAACCTAGGAGACCTCATCACAGATGCAATGCGCCTGGCCACCGATTCTACTGTGGCGATAATCAACGGCGGTGGCATCCGTTCATCAATACAGGCCGGGGACATCACTTTAGGAGACGTATTCGATGTAATGCCGTTCCAGAATTTCACCTGCATTCTGAATGTGCCAGGTTCTGCTTTGTGGGATGAGATGGAGTTCTCGTTGGCCCTCAAAGGATCATCTAAGGGCGGATATCTGCAGTACTCGGGAATGACCGTGACCTATGATCCCAGTGCAGCCGATAACCAGAAGGTCAAGTCCATCAAGATCAACGGTGAGGAGATCGACAAGATTGCCACTTACAAGATTGCGACCATTGACTTCATTGCGACCGGAGGGGACGGCAACAGTTACCTTGTCGGATATCCGAAGCAGATAGATGCCACAGTGGAATCAATCTTCATCGACTATCTGGCGGAGATCGGGACGGTCACGGATTCGATGATAGAGGGTAACAGGCTCATAGAGGCTTGA
- a CDS encoding 5'-nucleotidase, protein MISRKVVVAVVAVALALCAVVVIVNPFGGGLNASFVIIHTNDTHCFYEGDDQLNFSTVAALREQYSEDNVVFTVDAGDFLQGTPTGP, encoded by the coding sequence ATGATCTCCAGGAAGGTCGTCGTGGCAGTCGTGGCAGTCGCTCTGGCGCTCTGCGCAGTAGTGGTTATAGTAAATCCCTTCGGGGGCGGTTTGAACGCATCGTTCGTGATAATCCATACGAACGACACCCATTGCTTCTACGAGGGGGACGACCAGTTGAACTTCTCGACGGTCGCCGCACTGAGGGAGCAGTACTCCGAGGATAACGTTGTGTTCACGGTCGATGCCGGAGATTTCCTTCAGGGAACTCCTACGGGACCATGA
- a CDS encoding iron ABC transporter ATP-binding protein, with the protein MQLPEFLRDDIDKTPPDFNSKHIIEMTNVTFGYKTDKTILHDVSFTIDEPEFVCIVGPNGVGKSTLIKCMNGLLKPRSGIVKIYGKEVKTYPLKELAKIAGYVPVRTNDFNVLSVLDTVLIGRYAHQSWKTKPEEVAMAYKALEALEMQDYAMERFNDLSAGQHQKVSIARGLVQEPKILILDEPTSNLDIRHQIYVTAFLKKLSAKTGMTIIMISHDLNLAAKFADKVIMMETPGKIHSIGTPLEVFTEGTISDVYNVKCKIEMDEGSPHIVLQYVR; encoded by the coding sequence ATGCAATTGCCGGAATTCCTCAGGGATGATATCGATAAGACTCCGCCAGATTTCAATTCGAAGCATATAATCGAAATGACCAATGTCACGTTCGGTTACAAGACTGATAAGACGATTCTCCATGATGTCTCATTCACAATAGACGAGCCCGAATTCGTATGCATAGTGGGACCTAACGGGGTCGGAAAATCCACTCTGATAAAGTGCATGAACGGTCTGTTGAAGCCGAGAAGCGGCATCGTCAAGATCTATGGAAAAGAGGTCAAGACGTATCCGCTGAAGGAGCTGGCGAAGATCGCAGGATATGTGCCAGTGAGGACCAACGATTTCAACGTGCTATCGGTTCTGGATACGGTACTGATAGGAAGGTATGCCCATCAATCATGGAAGACCAAACCGGAGGAGGTCGCCATGGCATACAAGGCCCTAGAGGCCTTGGAGATGCAGGATTATGCGATGGAGAGGTTCAATGACCTCTCCGCGGGACAGCATCAGAAAGTGTCGATAGCAAGAGGCCTTGTTCAGGAACCGAAGATCCTGATACTCGATGAACCCACGTCTAATCTCGACATAAGGCACCAGATATATGTCACGGCATTCCTGAAGAAGCTCTCAGCAAAGACGGGTATGACCATCATAATGATCAGCCATGACCTGAATCTGGCGGCCAAATTTGCCGATAAGGTCATCATGATGGAGACCCCGGGGAAGATCCACAGCATCGGTACTCCGTTGGAAGTATTCACCGAGGGGACAATCTCTGACGTGTACAACGTGAAATGCAAGATTGAGATGGATGAGGGTTCACCGCACATCGTGCTTCAGTATGTGAGGTAA
- a CDS encoding iron ABC transporter permease protein, with protein MNINLFQTSYLEDRADSMDDYDPIETAVDKWTSETQIEEYRDKISDYHNYIHFKWLFVIGSVLLAIICSIYALSIGADYVTFTDAMEVVWNHLTGNPGDMATNKDEYAVWFIRRPSVCCGLLAGAGLAAAGAVMQSILRNPLADPYTTGISSGASFGASLAMGFGLSVASTAYAVVANAFIFALIPMAVIILVSKIKSASPTTMIMAGIAVMYIFNAATTLIKLFVDPESLSAIYAWSVGSIDIAGKGIAGWDAVTAMFFFVVIGTTALILLSRKLNVVATGDESSKALGVNSDQMRIISLLIVSFLAAGVVSFTGLIGFIGLVCPHIARIFVGSDNRYLIPASAAFGAALLIISDIIGKSIFYPTTVQVGVITAFIGGPLFLYLIVRQKKEAW; from the coding sequence ATGAACATAAACCTCTTCCAAACCTCTTACCTTGAAGACAGAGCCGATAGCATGGACGATTACGATCCCATTGAGACAGCCGTTGACAAATGGACTTCGGAGACACAAATCGAAGAGTACAGAGACAAGATCTCCGATTACCACAACTACATCCATTTCAAATGGCTATTCGTGATCGGTAGCGTCCTGTTAGCGATCATCTGTTCGATCTACGCATTGTCCATAGGTGCGGATTATGTCACGTTCACCGATGCCATGGAGGTCGTATGGAATCATCTGACCGGAAATCCCGGGGACATGGCTACCAACAAGGACGAGTATGCGGTATGGTTCATCAGGAGACCGTCAGTCTGCTGCGGTCTATTGGCGGGAGCAGGTCTTGCGGCTGCCGGAGCCGTCATGCAGAGCATACTGAGGAACCCCCTGGCGGATCCGTACACCACGGGCATCTCATCTGGAGCATCGTTCGGAGCATCATTGGCGATGGGGTTCGGGTTGTCCGTGGCATCCACAGCTTATGCCGTCGTGGCCAATGCGTTCATATTCGCCCTGATCCCGATGGCTGTGATCATCCTTGTTTCCAAGATCAAATCCGCCTCTCCGACCACCATGATCATGGCGGGTATTGCAGTCATGTACATCTTCAACGCCGCCACTACCTTGATCAAACTGTTCGTGGATCCCGAATCCCTGTCGGCGATTTACGCCTGGAGCGTCGGTTCCATAGATATCGCAGGAAAGGGGATAGCCGGATGGGATGCGGTGACTGCCATGTTCTTCTTCGTCGTCATCGGAACGACCGCCCTCATCCTCCTCTCACGTAAGTTAAACGTTGTGGCGACAGGTGATGAGAGTTCCAAGGCGCTGGGAGTCAATTCGGATCAGATGAGGATAATTTCTCTTCTCATCGTCTCATTCCTTGCGGCTGGTGTGGTTTCATTCACCGGTCTCATCGGATTCATCGGTCTGGTCTGTCCCCACATCGCAAGGATCTTTGTGGGATCGGACAACAGATATCTGATACCTGCCTCAGCCGCTTTCGGTGCGGCCCTGCTCATAATCTCAGACATCATCGGAAAGAGCATATTCTACCCGACGACCGTTCAGGTCGGCGTGATCACCGCATTCATCGGCGGTCCTCTGTTCCTGTACCTCATCGTAAGGCAGAAGAAGGAGGCCTGGTGA
- a CDS encoding iron ABC transporter substrate-binding protein has translation MNSKVLTIAVVAILVVAGAAVAFVALGNGDSKHKVNIDAGNLVYGNANNDPYINNDDVKFIQDIIDEKTTWDSAKNPLADANNDGFITQADIDQVKMIIDNKSGKVWYQTYLGWPMEITYPLVDRNIFVSYWQQAEAAAILGIWDDVKVANAYVTQVKTHQYDLTHVVEVESVSTNNWYDTTFTTFADEEIDLIMVTPNQNNYDKCKAGYMDTHPNCEIILLSHVGNNAMSAMLTMGILFNKEARAEAYAEYCYGAIEDIQERLNGVEKKNVMVTMTTPKGSRTAVCCGTAYEGSVNLISQIANVYSGDAQTAYGQTVKDQLWYTEDAQDKWEIIFMNYSSIDWFTCESQQQFNEYFDKVAAFFEGTEAYKNNGMCAMPYVCGGYAAYAMAYYCAWYFYPNLFTEAEAQKNLQYWFDNFCCQENTYFGDKTYTAANAFIYYTGDNYTTLVQKYQKENA, from the coding sequence ATGAACAGTAAAGTGCTAACGATCGCTGTCGTCGCCATACTTGTGGTGGCAGGGGCCGCCGTGGCCTTTGTTGCTCTTGGCAACGGGGACTCTAAGCACAAGGTAAACATAGATGCTGGAAATCTTGTTTACGGAAATGCTAACAACGATCCGTACATCAACAACGATGATGTCAAATTCATACAGGACATCATCGATGAGAAGACGACTTGGGACAGTGCAAAGAACCCTCTCGCAGATGCGAACAATGACGGTTTCATTACACAGGCAGACATCGATCAGGTCAAGATGATCATTGACAACAAGAGCGGAAAGGTCTGGTACCAGACATATCTGGGATGGCCTATGGAGATAACCTACCCCCTTGTTGACAGGAACATATTCGTCTCATACTGGCAGCAGGCAGAGGCAGCGGCCATCCTTGGAATCTGGGATGATGTCAAGGTTGCGAACGCCTATGTCACTCAGGTTAAGACGCACCAGTACGACCTTACGCACGTCGTAGAGGTCGAGAGCGTGTCCACCAACAACTGGTATGACACCACATTCACAACATTCGCCGATGAGGAGATCGATCTCATCATGGTCACACCCAACCAGAACAACTATGACAAGTGTAAGGCCGGTTACATGGACACTCACCCCAACTGTGAGATCATCCTTCTGTCCCACGTCGGAAACAACGCCATGTCCGCGATGCTCACTATGGGAATCCTGTTCAATAAGGAAGCTAGGGCAGAGGCCTACGCCGAGTATTGCTACGGTGCCATCGAGGACATCCAGGAGAGGCTCAATGGAGTGGAGAAGAAGAATGTCATGGTCACCATGACCACACCCAAGGGATCCAGGACCGCAGTATGTTGCGGTACCGCTTACGAGGGTTCCGTGAACCTCATCAGTCAGATCGCGAACGTCTACTCCGGAGATGCTCAGACCGCATACGGACAGACCGTCAAGGACCAGCTGTGGTACACTGAGGATGCCCAGGACAAGTGGGAGATCATCTTTATGAACTACTCCTCTATCGACTGGTTCACATGCGAGAGTCAGCAGCAGTTCAACGAGTACTTCGACAAGGTGGCGGCATTCTTCGAGGGAACGGAAGCATACAAGAACAACGGAATGTGCGCTATGCCTTACGTCTGCGGAGGATACGCAGCCTATGCGATGGCATACTACTGTGCCTGGTACTTCTACCCCAACCTGTTCACTGAGGCAGAAGCACAGAAGAACCTCCAGTACTGGTTCGACAACTTCTGCTGTCAGGAGAACACGTACTTCGGTGACAAGACCTACACCGCAGCTAATGCGTTCATCTACTACACCGGAGACAACTACACTACACTCGTCCAGAAGTATCAGAAGGAAAACGCCTGA